The nucleotide window CGCAGCCTCTGGGGCACCCGGATTCCCGAGGTGACGCTGCCCGAGGTGCGCCGGCCGTTGCTGGAGCGGGGTCAGAACCCCGTCGCCACCAGCGCCCGGACCATCGAGAGCGCCTCCAACTTTGAGGAGGTGCTCGCGTCCATCATTGCAGTGGGTGCAACCGAGGTCAAGCTCCGCAGGATAGGCGAGGAGATCAAGAAGACCACCCGCCGCGTTAACGCGCTGGAGCAGGTGGTCATACCGCGGCTTGCCGCCGAGACCCGCTACATCGCTTCGGTGCTGGAACAGCGCGCCCGAGAGGACGTCTTCCGCCTTAAGCGCATCAAGAAGAAGCTCGAGGCCAAGAAGAGCGGTGCATAACGAGGAGCGGAGCGGGCGTACCCCAACGCTGGCGGCTGCTCGCTGGCCGGCAGCCCTGGCCCTCGTGCTGGCGCTGGTAGGCTATCTGGTTGTGGCACAGGTTCGGACCGAGTGGCAGATCCGGCGAACCCTGCGCATCCCTTCCACGCAACTGGAGGAGCTGGCCTTCCTGCTCCGGGATCAGGAGCGCGGCCGCGCGGCGCTGGAGTCCCAGGTCGCCGAGCTGCGGGGCCGGCTGGTGGCATACGAGAGGGTCTCGGCCGAAGGCCGAACCACGGCCGCGAAGATGAGCCGCGACCTTGCGGAGCTTCGGGCGCTGGCGGGCATCACGGCGCTGGTGGGCCCTGGGATAACGGTGGAACTGAACGACAGCACGCGGCCGCCCCAGGCCGGCGAGGATCCCAACAAGACCATCCTGCACTATTCAGATATCCAAGGCGTGGTCGCGGAGCTGTGGGCGGCGGGTGCCGAGGCGATTGCGCTGAACGGCGAGCGGATCGTGGGCACCACCGGGATCTCCTGCGTCGGCACCACGATTCTCGCCAACACCAAACGCCTGGCTCCGCCCTTCCTGATCGAGGCGGTGGGCGAGCCCAAGCAGTTGGTCCAGGTCCTGCGGCGGAACGGCGGAGCGATTGAGCTGTTGACGGCGTTCGGTTTCC belongs to bacterium and includes:
- a CDS encoding DUF881 domain-containing protein gives rise to the protein MHNEERSGRTPTLAAARWPAALALVLALVGYLVVAQVRTEWQIRRTLRIPSTQLEELAFLLRDQERGRAALESQVAELRGRLVAYERVSAEGRTTAAKMSRDLAELRALAGITALVGPGITVELNDSTRPPQAGEDPNKTILHYSDIQGVVAELWAAGAEAIALNGERIVGTTGISCVGTTILANTKRLAPPFLIEAVGEPKQLVQVLRRNGGAIELLTAFGFPVKVAPRELVELPPYRGTFRFEHASVEGKE
- a CDS encoding V-type ATP synthase subunit D, translating into MAEVISPTRMNLLARRNQLRVAQQGVDLLKRKRDALVADFFKIVRESLAARESLSAACRDSYVALSLAKAWEGREALEAAALSAGRDILMDIEIRSLWGTRIPEVTLPEVRRPLLERGQNPVATSARTIESASNFEEVLASIIAVGATEVKLRRIGEEIKKTTRRVNALEQVVIPRLAAETRYIASVLEQRAREDVFRLKRIKKKLEAKKSGA